A region of Thermovibrio ammonificans HB-1 DNA encodes the following proteins:
- the rapZ gene encoding RNase adapter RapZ, whose product MKQIVVLTGESGAGKTSALRHLEDLGFYAIDNIPLSLVEELIDLIEESSKIEKAVLVVDARSPEFEQKARELFSRLKERHPNLSIWYLTARKEKLLNRFKETRRPHPFQRFYPDKNLEELIEREKEVYEKLFSLFDRTIDTTNLTVHDLKRLIKELLLLQKPQLQVTFLSFGFKFGVPQTADNVFDVRFLPNPHFVPELKRKTGMDQEVADYIFRFPESQEALKKIKELVLFTLPQYEKEGKAYVTYAVGCTGGQHRSVAFAEILAEEVAREFPEFQIFVEHREQGVRRRVSEEGCSGRPPEELSRLPSGEPEKGRKPLQGR is encoded by the coding sequence ATGAAGCAGATAGTTGTTCTAACCGGAGAGTCGGGGGCGGGGAAGACAAGCGCCCTTCGCCACCTGGAAGACCTCGGGTTCTACGCAATAGACAACATACCCCTGTCGCTGGTTGAGGAGCTGATAGACCTCATAGAGGAGAGCTCCAAAATAGAGAAGGCTGTTCTGGTTGTTGACGCAAGGAGCCCGGAGTTTGAACAGAAGGCCAGAGAGCTCTTCTCGCGGCTCAAAGAGCGCCACCCAAACCTTTCCATATGGTACCTGACCGCAAGGAAGGAGAAGCTCCTCAACAGGTTCAAGGAAACCAGAAGACCCCACCCGTTCCAGCGGTTCTACCCGGATAAAAACTTAGAGGAGCTCATAGAGAGGGAAAAGGAGGTTTACGAGAAGCTCTTCTCCCTCTTTGACAGAACCATAGATACAACGAACCTAACTGTTCACGACCTCAAAAGGCTCATCAAAGAGCTTCTCCTCCTCCAAAAGCCCCAACTTCAAGTAACTTTTCTGTCGTTCGGCTTCAAGTTCGGCGTTCCCCAAACCGCCGACAACGTCTTCGACGTGCGCTTCCTTCCGAACCCCCACTTCGTTCCCGAGCTCAAGAGGAAAACCGGCATGGACCAAGAGGTAGCGGATTACATCTTCCGATTCCCCGAATCCCAAGAGGCCCTAAAGAAGATAAAGGAGCTCGTGCTCTTCACGCTACCCCAGTACGAAAAAGAGGGCAAAGCCTACGTAACCTACGCCGTAGGCTGCACCGGCGGTCAGCACAGGTCGGTGGCCTTTGCAGAAATTCTGGCAGAGGAGGTTGCCAGAGAGTTTCCCGAGTTTCAGATATTCGTGGAGCACAGGGAACAGGGGGTCAGAAGGAGAGTCTCCGAAGAAGGGTGTAGTGGTCGGCCCCCGGAAGAACTCTCAAGGTTGCCTTCGGGAGAACCCGAAAAAGGCCGTAAGCCCCTTCAAGGCAGGTAA
- a CDS encoding alpha/beta fold hydrolase — protein MIFTLHGWSFSSSVWEGTPFSSANHLELPGHGESPFLSTDLPELSAEVASLLPNGVTLVGWSLGASVALLTAALYPQKVARLVLLAPTVKFSGVSQPEVVVKRFLKRLRRNFSEGVSFFREFCSEEAPPVGEKLNPERAVRLLESFCGLDLTRYASKVKAPCFIAVGDEDRVTCLEGAYGLFRVLPKATLRVLPGADHYTLLRRLSF, from the coding sequence CTCTTCGGCAAACCACCTGGAGCTCCCCGGTCACGGGGAGTCTCCCTTTCTCTCTACCGACCTTCCGGAGCTCTCTGCCGAAGTTGCCTCTCTCCTTCCGAACGGTGTAACGCTTGTGGGTTGGTCGCTGGGGGCCTCCGTTGCCCTTTTAACGGCGGCCCTCTATCCCCAAAAGGTGGCCCGGCTGGTTCTGCTCGCTCCCACCGTTAAGTTTTCGGGGGTTTCTCAGCCCGAGGTCGTTGTTAAGCGGTTCTTGAAACGGCTGAGAAGGAACTTTAGTGAAGGGGTCTCCTTCTTCAGGGAGTTCTGCTCAGAGGAAGCTCCCCCTGTAGGGGAAAAGCTCAACCCGGAGAGGGCTGTGAGGCTCCTTGAATCTTTCTGTGGGCTTGACCTTACCCGTTACGCCTCTAAGGTGAAGGCTCCCTGCTTTATCGCCGTTGGCGATGAAGACCGCGTTACCTGCCTTGAAGGGGCTTACGGCCTTTTTCGGGTTCTCCCGAAGGCAACCTTGAGAGTTCTTCCGGGGGCCGACCACTACACCCTTCTTCGGAGACTCTCCTTCTGA
- a CDS encoding ATP/GTP-binding protein: MGLITGAVAAVTAATVMFSINQGIKTPESAQGYMGKIYISNIGNLPPDAKDGDGYITLADLNGRVVKQKFVKGLNAPKGITFCDGKLFVADIDRVVVADPSTGKVIKVIPVEGARFLNDTASNGKSVFVSDTQTNSIYEIDPKTYKVKLFIRTHRLEGPNGIDFAKDGKMIVVSWGGGKVLQVGKEIKVLASGFKNLDGVVVLPDGSILFSDFSAGKVYRLKNGKVSTVVSNLISPADIGYYRGVLLIPEFMMNTVKAVRLR; encoded by the coding sequence ATGGGGCTAATAACAGGTGCAGTTGCGGCCGTAACGGCGGCAACGGTGATGTTCAGCATCAACCAGGGGATAAAAACCCCCGAAAGTGCCCAAGGCTACATGGGAAAAATATACATCTCGAACATCGGCAACCTGCCGCCCGACGCAAAGGACGGAGACGGCTACATAACCCTTGCCGACCTTAACGGCAGAGTGGTAAAGCAGAAGTTCGTTAAAGGTTTAAACGCACCGAAAGGGATAACCTTCTGCGACGGGAAGCTCTTTGTTGCCGACATAGATAGGGTGGTTGTTGCAGACCCTTCAACCGGCAAGGTGATTAAAGTGATTCCCGTTGAAGGGGCAAGGTTCTTAAACGACACGGCTTCCAACGGGAAGTCGGTATTTGTGTCGGATACCCAGACCAACTCAATCTACGAGATAGACCCGAAAACCTACAAGGTGAAGCTGTTCATAAGAACCCACAGGTTGGAGGGCCCCAACGGCATAGACTTCGCAAAAGACGGAAAGATGATAGTTGTAAGCTGGGGAGGGGGTAAAGTCCTCCAAGTGGGAAAGGAGATTAAAGTTCTGGCAAGCGGCTTTAAGAATTTAGACGGCGTTGTCGTTCTGCCCGACGGCTCCATACTCTTTTCGGACTTCTCGGCCGGTAAGGTTTACAGACTGAAAAATGGCAAGGTGTCTACCGTTGTCTCCAACCTCATATCGCCGGCAGACATAGGTTACTACAGGGGAGTGCTGCTCATCCCCGAGTTCATGATGAACACCGTTAAGGCGGTAAGGCTGAGATGA